Part of the Sorghum bicolor cultivar BTx623 chromosome 1, Sorghum_bicolor_NCBIv3, whole genome shotgun sequence genome, ttctttttgtgaaAAGTTTCTACGTATCACCATTCCAAATCCACACCTTTTATACATCATCAAGTTGCCAATGCCAGGGACCATAAGAACGAGAGAGGCTGAATGAGAGTCTTAACCATCTCTTCACGGGACAAGAAAACACTTGGTCTAAAAATCCTGAAATTAACCCGTGAACCTCTTCCAGTGGTTTGCCAACAAATCGGATATACTCCTGGACAAGATCACAGGAACAATGCGGAAGCAAACAAGAAAATGAACTACAGGAAGACGAAGAAAATAGTTTGGAAAACCTGGATGGTCTGAATCTGAAACTAACGGATGATTCCAACTGGATAACAGATCTCAGCTAGATGTTCTGTCCAACTGGTTCGAAGGACCCTAATAACTATCCGCATCCTCCAAATGCAGATCCAAACAAGGTTGTCCTCAGGATGAGTGGACTGGATGATCCGGCTCACCGTATGCTCCAAACGAATTACGAAATCTGTGATCATAGCTTCACATAATCACGGACCTGATTGACAAAAACAAAAAGGCTGCGGCGTCGTTTAGCATGATCTCCCTTCGAATCAGACTCTGTAATGGAAAATGGCGGGCGCCGTTGGAGCAACACCTACGGTGTGGCATGCAGCAGCGAGCACGGTTTCCCTCTCATTGTAAGAACGGAGGCCCATATGACAATATAAGTTGGGCCTTTGTTTGGGCCTAACAGAAAAAACTAGTTGGGCTAGCCTGCCGATGCGTAAAAACAAAGTTGACTGCGTCCGTGGAGAAAGCGATGTCTAGATGATTGAGTAGAGAAGTTGAAGAAACCACTTCTTACATTTTTctttactactccctccatcccaaattataagtcatttcaaaaatgttggagagtcaaagcatctcaaatttaaccaaaattataggAGGATTACAAAGATTTAAATaagtataatataaaaatataattaatgaacaaTGTAAGGatacataaaaatataattaatgaacaaTGTAAGGatactaagggcactcacaatgcaaactctatcatagagtctaaagttatttattacctcgaacaatatggacttagagtctaaataagacttagagtcttgttttttctacctctttcttcaataaatatgctgccacatcagcaaaatatcataaataatatgtaattaattgtcttggactctgtgatagagtcttgcattgtgagtgccctaagttaACACCATCAATATTATTATATtaccatataaatttagtcaaacttgagatagtttgactctccaagattcttgtaatgacttataatttagaatggagggagtagcaaaGATATCCATACGTTGCAAATGAAAAAAAACCAATATTATAGAAATATTACATATTTATTTATGTTTTATTCTTTCCATATAAAATTAAAGTTTATAATTTGTTTTGATGAGCACGAAATACATAATATCAATTAGTATTAGCAATAATATGATAATATCCTATTAAATCCATATCTAAAGAAAAATACTTTGATAGAAAGATTTGATAACATCCATAGTTTAAATTAGGCTATAACCTTTGTCGAGGATTGCACTGGTACTTACGTATAACTTGTTCAGAATTTTCTCATTATTTAATTAAATAGATAAATGGTCGATCTGGGTTCTAACAAAAAAAAGTTTTGTTCATAATCAAAACTATATCAATAACTTAGcggtaataatatttatttattaataaaagatAAGTATATTTATTATTTGTTTTATACATAAAGACAAaaatagaaaaacaaaaagcaTGGGTAAAAAAAATTGATGGCATATCCTTTTTGCATGTATGCTCGTACCGTCCCCATGCATATGTGAGCATATGAGGACAATAAGGGGCCACAATGTACATGTTTGTCAAGAAAATGGGGCATGGCGAAATCAGGACCTGTTCCTGTTTGTAGGCTAGAGCGATCCATGATAACGAGTCCATATGTGATATAGTCACGCCGACCCATGACGATGAGTCCATTTGTGTTATAGTAAACAAAAGGGCTAGAGGCGAGAGTCTTACTCCAAAAGATGAAAAAAGATactgaaaataataaaataagagTTGAAGAAGCCACGGAAACAAATAGAGCTAGACAAAGAACTTTCCACAATTTAATATTCAAAGGCGAACTGAGTTGGACAAGAGAAGTTTtcttaatttctattttatccttTTCTATTTGTTCATTAGTATTCGTATTAACATACTCATGATCAAAGAAATCTATTGAGATTTGGATTAGGATTCCTAACTATCTGAATTACCTATGATATCTTTAAAGAGTTTTTtgttagtattttttttctttttttctttattgGCGGCTTATTATTATTTAGACAAACATGTCACTATTGGCTGGCATGAGATATAGTGCTCCAGGATTCTTTTTTCTTATATGCACACcctatccatttttccattttctTAATTAGCGTACAgaagtttttttttgtcttttttttcttccgTTGCTTTTTTTCCATTTTTTGTCCGATTGATTTTTAGTccatcatttttttattttctaattttcaatataaatattttaaaatatagGAATGTAGAGTTCAAGTTTTTGACGCAATATGTTTTCTGtcacttttttctcttttctatttttaatataaatatttaaaaaatataGGAATATAGAGTTTTAGCTTCTGACCCAATACGTTTTAGAATCGAAGTCCATATTACGCTAGACAAAGCTATTCTAACTTATCTGAGCATGGTATGTTTGGACggaaaagactcttcattatCCGATAGTTAATGAAAGATGGACCAAataaatggatagataaaaaaataaatctaaATTTTCgtctctttattattaggtataaaagtataataaatGCTAACTTCCCTGCCACTAAAGAAGCCCATATGGAAATAGTTTGGCCTGTAacagagaaaaagatagccAGCGTAGAATGGCCTAGACTGCCGGGTGTGCCGGTACATAAACCAAAGCAGGCCCAAACGTTGCCGTCGTTGCCTGCGTGGAGAAAGAGATGTCTATAGATGACCAAAGAAATTGAAGAAACCACTTGTTACCTTTTTTCTTTGGCACAATAAATGCTGCTACCACTCAGGAAGTCCAAGTCTCCGCTGGCTTTTTCAAAAAGAAAAGATCAAGTCCATGCTAATGGACTCCGTAGCGAAATGGAGAAATGCAGCACAAAGGTGTAAATTAACTGCCTGGACATACTCGGGTCCTAAGTCAAAATGGACGGTGTCTCTATTCGATGACTTGTACACCGACGTCACCGACCATCCGAATTGAATACGTGCACACTGCCACGACGCACGCGACGCAATTGCCGGCAACCCGACCGATTTGGCAGAGACTATTGTCCAAACCTCCTCTTGCCACCACGGGGCAAAATTACACAGCCATGATCGCCATTTTTAACTGTGACGAGAACGCATCCACTCCACTCCTTGTCTTTGTTGGCTGGTGGAGCTGGAGCAAGTAGTAGAGTTGTAGTGGAATACAGAGCCCAAACGCAGGCACCGAGATCGTTGTTGGTGGTTGGTGGCTGGGGACGGGGAGGGCGGCGACGCCGATCAGGATATGTGGATAACCTGAACTGCTGCTGGTGCTGAGAGCTGCTTTTGGGCGAGGCGCCGACCGCCGTGGTGACATGCCGCGAAATATATTGAGTGGCCGCAGAGGTCGCGTTATATATTGAGCAACGGCAAACGGGCAGGAGGCCATTACATTACGACGCCGTGCGTGCGTGGTGGTGCGTGGTGACCCTGGCTAATGGAGGCGCTGACGGGCCACATTGCATTGCAGACGAGACGCGCGCGCGATTCATTCAGCTCAAATCAAACAAAAATTGAAAGCGAGCTTGACCTAATTGCTGACAGCGAGTGGTGCATAATGGATGGCATGGACCTCGGTGAGCTGACAGTGACAGCAGCGTCTCTCGATCGCGGACCTAATTACTTTCCGGCTTTCCACGAGCTTCCCCGTCCTTGGTAACTGGCAGGCAAATGGGTAATCTGGCTTTTGACGAGGTGGGGAACCGGGAACATGAGCTGCGCAGCTGATGTGTATGTCCAAGTTTACTTTTTTCTGGATAATGTAGTAGCCAAAGTATCTGCGGGTTGTTAAATTAGCGCCAATAATAATGCGcacttagagcactccaaccattatgcaaatggacttggcatttaccaaaatgcataaaactccaaaaaaacccctccaatcgttatgcatttggactttgcattttacatagctatgcatttggagggggaaacttagcatatatgccaaaggagTCCGGCTATGCAAATAGAGATCACGGGATTCTCGGTTCCACCTCGCGGGCTTTTTTCTTCCCTTCGCGCGGTTTCCCTTCGCGCCGCCACCACTTCGCGCGATAGGAGAGAAGCATCGCACGTCTTCCTTCGCCAGCTTCGCGCGCGCGTTTGGACGAAGCAGCGCACAATAGGACGACGCAGCGCGCGATAGGACGAATCTACGACGCCTTCCTCATCAACGCCGGCCAGGTACGCATTCTTCATCAATGCGATATTTAGGGTTTTGCTGTTGGCGGCTTGGGGGTTGGGCTGCTTTTGGCGGCTTAGGGATTGGATCATGGGATTGGTACTGATGGCCAACAGACGCCGATCGCAGTACCTGTACGacgacgaactgatggccaacagACGACGAACTGGTACGGTGAACGGGAACTAACGGAACGGGAGATCGGTACTGCGAACGGGAACGACGAACTGCGCAGCTCACGATCGGTACTGCGcggctgtttggcgcgggaaTTGGTGAACGGGAGACGAAGACgggctgtttggcgcgggatcgattggccgcgcgggaaggagtgccgcgaaacaaaattttcgggaaaaaaaagatgatggacttggcattttgcataaccGGTTGGAGATCACCCGATTTTAGCCTTGCTATTTTCATATGGGGGTTTGCAATTTGcctaaaatgcataacttcaaatgcataatggttggagatgctcttacctcTGCAGATACCGGGGCATGTGGCATTGCCGCATCGCCCCGGCTTTAATTTTTTTACCATTTGTGTCCCATCGGTGTCTACCCTCACACAGCAAGCAACAAGCGCTTTATTTTCCGAAAGATCTCTTGTCTGCGCTCGCATCCATGGATCCATCGCAGCATGGCCGAGGAATATAGGATTCCTTGTAGCTGTAGGAGTAGGTGGAAGAACAGCTTGATCTAGTATGTTCGCTTCAGCAGCAGTCGCTGTTTTGCTGTGGATGTGATGTGCCATATGCCTAATGTTACACAAAGAGTGATATGATGTTGTGAGTTTGTGACCGGTACTGCTACAAATGCAGTGACGCGTCGTCGCTAATGGATTCCAGGTCGGATAACTGATTCACGTTACGGCATCCATTTGCTTTGTCTGTGAAACTATAACCTGCTACTCCCCCGTTCTAAATTATATAGCTTTTTTAGATACATAGTTTTTGCTATATACTTACATACACAATGTCTAAGTATATGCTAAAACGTATTGTACCGTTTGGATCCGATTGAGATTTTATAGCCcggatgaaaaaaaaaacagagtatGATCCAAACATGAAGGCTTTTAGGAAATTCTACTATGTATTCCAGCAATTCAAAGCAATAATTTAGTATCCCTTCTCTAAGAGCTTCTTGGGGAGTGAAAAAGACAATTTTGCCCTTTCTTCAACTTATCCACAGAACTATCTGAAGGGTATTTTAGACATTCATCTTATATAAAAACGATTCCTATCTAAAATATAGATTCTCGAAATCTCTATCTACTTTTTAGATTCTTATAATTCCTCTATGATTCAAATAGGGTTCAACTTAAGACCATGCAGAACACATGCATATATGAGTGTTAGTCTGAGCAAAAAAGATTCACACCAAGTAGGACGGCTATTTAGGACTACTATTCACATGTTGCAAGTCATAGTACTTTGCTTTGTGATCCCCTAAGagaatatttttcctttttcagtTTCTCTCACACCTATCACTTTCATCTTGAGGTTCCCACGCTATCTTTCCCCATGAGTCATAATAACTATGGTAATCTCTGCAAGCTACACTTCCAACTGAAGAGCACCTAATTTATATACATAATGGCATCCAACGCTTGCTCGGAGGCATGAATGAAGCCGGCTACATTGGGCATGCTCTAGGTAGACTCATGGTGATACGAAGTATGTGTGCTTATACTGTTGAGCTTTGATTCGGTCATCCCTCGTGTTAGACTCATGGTGGTCCTAAAGGCTAAAGAAAAGGAAATTTGCAGGAGCATGCACACGCATGACGCACCAACCAACCATTGTATATCGAGAAGGATGGTGCCAACGCAAACAAAGATATGATTCATTGGTGGCTTGTGCGCGCGGGCGCCCGgcggtgcagtgcagtgcagtgctCTCGACCGGTACAGGGTTCCGGGGACACGCACACGGCACGGAGCAGCCCTCCCCCGATCGCCTCGCCCCCAGATGGAGACAATACGAGCGGTGACAACTGACAACGCCCACGTCTGCTGCCACGCCCACGCCGCTACATGGGAAAAAGTTGCCAGAGTTGCCGTCGTCGCCGAGCGCCAGTGCTCGCGCACTCTGACGCCACGGCCCATTCCGCACGGCTCTGTGCCGGGGGCCGAGTCCCGAGTCCGGAGGGGCAGGGAGACCGTGGCCCGGGATGGGGATGCGCCTACACCGAAGCGAACGCCCCGAGATGTGCTCGCCCGCTCATGAGTCATGCGCTGCTGCCGCGCTGTTTCGTGGgggcaaaacaaaacaaaaggagAAGGATCCGTTTCTTCAGTTCCTCTGCCTGCTTTTCTCCTGATATCGCTCGGCTGTTTCGATTCAATTAACAAATTCGTCATTCCAAATACATAAATTCTGTATGCATCTAGATGTACTTTTGTGTCTAGATACATATTAAGACCAAAACGCTTTGTAATTTGAAAGAGAGGCTGTTAAAAGTTAAATCTACGAATGGGCAGAGTAAAGCAGTCATCGAGTGTCATTTCTGAAAACGCCAAGTAGCGGACACCATTAGTTCCGCAGACACACTTTCCATAGGAAAGCTATCATGTCGTTCTGGAGCCTCCTCCTATATTAATGAATCAAAATCAAGTCAAATTCGAGTAAACAAGAGTAGTCTCTGGAGACCAAAAGCAGGTCCATGAGCATGCACCGCTCCAACATGACACCTGTGCTGACGCTGGTCCCCGATATCTGATCTCATTTCGCTGTTAACACCCCCCTGAAATCTTAAGATATCTCAGCCCCCAAGACTGCGACGTCCGCCGGTCAAAGATGACAGAGACAGAGATCCAGGGACAACAGAGTTTTTCACAGCACAAATCTCCAAATTGCGAGGACCTAGATGCTAATGCTAATCTAGCGCTTAGCCGCGCCGGGCGCGGCGCTTCCTCTATATAAACCACCCCGCTCGCCTCACCACAGCCCACACACCGTGCAGACCTCCACGGCGTCCTCGTCTCCACCCATTTCCGTTGCAGAGTAGCTCGACAGTTTCTCTCAGCCTCGAGCGGAGCGGGGAGAggatcggatcggatcggatcggagAGCCTACGACGCGGCAGGAGCTGGCTATCCCTCGAGGTCAGGGAGCGGCGGCGTCGCCGCGCCCGCACGAGACGGCGGAGctggacgcggcggcggcgttcgcCGGGGGGGAGTCGGCGGAGCAGCGCAACCGCTTCCTGGTGCTGCGTCTGTACGAGGCGCTCAACGCCCGCGACGCGCGCCGGGCGCAGGAGCTGCTGGCGCCCGACCTCGAGTGGTGGTTCCATGGGCCCCCCACGCGCCAGCACATGATGCGCCTCCTCACCGGCGCGGACCAGCGCGACAAACAgaaccgcggcggcggcggcgggttcgTCTTCTCCCCGCGCTCCGTCGACGCCTTCGGGTCCACCGTCATCGCCGAGGGCGCCGACGACGCGCGCCAGCTCTACTGGGTGCACGCCTGGACCGTGGGGCCCGACGGCGTGATCACCCAGCTCAGGGAGTACTTCAACACCGACCTCACCGTCACCCTCCTCTCCGGCTCCGGCGCCGTCTCCTCCACCAAGAAAGCTGACATTGCAGGCGCTCTGCCTAAGCTACAGGACGctgcgtcttcttcttcttcctcctcccccTCGGCAGCTGCAGGGCCCAAGTGCCTGTGGCAGAGCCGCCGCGCCGACAGCGCACACAAGTCGCTGCCGGGCCTCGTCCTCGCCATCTGAAGAGACTTGAGACCGCAAGATCCATCTGCTACCCTCCAGTATAACCGTATAATAAAAATCCTAAAGTTCCAAACTATTATCGCAGAAATAATCTGGAACGGCACTAGTCGTAGTAtgtactgtactgtactgtactCAGAGCCAGTCAGTGAAAACGTAATGACGTTTCCGTATGCGTATGGACTGAACTGAACTGGTCCGTGCTGTGAGGTTCCGGATTCTTGTACCTAGTTAGCTTGTGTCCTGTTGTGTCGTCTGTGTGTGTGGAAATTGTAGTTTGTTAAGTCATGGCTTATGGTGCGCGCTGCCATTGCCGCTACTGTAATGGTCTGCTGTTATGGTGTGATGATGGATGTGATGCTGGTATATTGTTGTGGCTGAATAAAAGTGGCATGAGTTGGAGGgttaagaaattaattaacGTGCGTCTCTTCCCCTGTTGTTTCCTACACAAAAGGTCTCTCTCTATAGTCTATATATCTTACGAACAATAAGTTCTTTCTTACGTCTACTTGTTCTAATATTGGGTCCCTTGGAGGGTGGTGGCTTCTGCCAGTTTTGCGTATTTTATTTTGACTACAAATCTTAAAGTTTGACCAAGATATTGAACGAGCATGAGATCCATCACTCACGGAATTCAGAAGAAGCGAGCACTAGCTGTTCACGCACGGCGCTTCATCAGTTGCCAAATCACTTCCGAAAGCTTGCGCATATAAACACGTACGTGCTACTAATTTCGAACGAAATACAGATTGTAATAAACCTGCAGGAACAGAAGCATACAATTTGTAAGATTTTCTTTCGCTAGATAGCCAAAGATTCAGAGGAGTAGCGTGTTCTGTGTTCCTCCCGGAACCTAGGGCCGGCGAGCATCAGCCATCAGGGGTTGCTTTCAGCATTGCCAACCTAAAATCTCTGATCTGATGCTCGAGAGGGATTCCCGATCTGTCCGGAAGAAGGAACGCCACGCCAAGTTTGGATTTTCGTCTCCCCCCGCACTGACGCTTCCCACTTTTTGTGCCCAGTCCTCCTTTTGCGAATTGCACTGTCATTTTCACAAGTCTTTTTTCCAGGTTGGTAGTTGAGAGAGCTAGCAAGCGGCTGGTTTCTCGTCCTGTGGGCACTGGGCAGCATCACGCTGGAATCTGGTTTTGGCCGGGCGCTTTTCAGCTGCTTCGCTTTACTGGCGCAGTCCTAGGAAGTAGGAACCATATGATGATCTCGCAAAGTTTAAGTCACATTCGGTTCGGCTAAAGCTTCGTCGTTCTTTTACCGAAGCAGAAAAGAAACTAATAACCAGAGCAGTGACCAAAATGTAAATGCGTATGCCTTCTCATGCCCAAATTAATCATCATGGCAGGTCGCCATTAGAGATCATCATGGCAAATTAATCATTAATTTGGGCGCCAGGCTCCGTTGCAGGTCATGGTGTATTTTTGCCTTCTCATTAATTTGCCCAGATCTCTATTGTTGCAGGTCGCCGGCTAGTAGTTGGTGCCGCCGGAGCCGTCGAGGAAGGCGCCGAGAAGTGAAGAAGAATCCGACGCGGTGCGGTGTACATGGACaaccgtgatggtgatgatTACTCCTTCTTGCCAAGCTTCGACGATGAGCTCCGGGACTGTGGCATGCCCGGCGAGGATGAAGATGACATGACTGATGCAACTGCCCTCTTGTTCGGTTCCGTGCCAGCGGCTATGGCTGGTGCTAGCCGTGCTGCTGCACCAGGTgttggccgcggccgcggccgtgcCCGTGCCCATGACCGTGGCAGTGGCGCTGGTGCTGGCCGTGGCTGTGCGCCTGGTGCTCCTGCAGTTGCAGCGTCAGGTGCTCCTGCGGCTGACGCTGATGCGGCCCCTGCCCCTAGCGATGCTATCTCCTGTCTGGGCTCACTTTGATGAAATTACTGAGAATGTTGATGGAGAGGATCGTGTTATTGCTGTTTGCAAGATTTGTAGGTCTCGTTTGTCTGCTAATTCTGCTAATGGCACTGGTCATTTAAGTAGACATCATAAATCATGCCAAAAGAAATCTGATCATGCTAGTATGGTTCAAACTAGGTTTGCTTTAAATCCTGATGGATCTTATAGAAATTGGGAATATAAATTTGAAGTTGCTAGAGTTGAGCTGTGTCGGTTGATAGCTAGATTGGATTTGCCTTTCTATTGCTGATAATTCTGCTTGGGATGAGTACATCCAGCGTGCACACAATCCTAGATATAAGAGAGTATCTAGATTTACTACTGGTAGAGACCTGACTAAGAATTTTAATGAGAAACTGCACCATCTAAAAAATGATGTTTTTCCTGGTATCTCCTCTGTGTGTTTGACATCTGATATCTGGTATGGTAATTCTAAGGAAGATTATATAACTGTTGTTGCTACTATATCACTAATGATTGGGAGCTTAAAAAAAGTGTCATTGGTTTCAAACTGATTGAAGTGAGTCATAATGGTGTTAACATTGCTGAAGTTGTCTCTCGTGTGCTTAGAGATTTGGGGCCTCCttgacaaagtttttgctgTTAGCCTTGATAATGCTTCTGCTAATACCAGTGCTATGCTTGTTTTGACTCCTTTACTTGATGGTTACTTGGGCTACGATGTGGCTCCCTCTGATCCTGCTAAAAAGTTATATCATGCGGTACATCAGCGTTGTGTTTGTCATATAATTAATTTGGTTGTTAAATCTGGTTTGAAAAGGCTTAAAACTTGCATAGAAGTTTTTAGAACGGCTATCAACTTCCTCAATTCATCTAATCAGCGTATTGCTCAATTCAAGAACTATTGTCTTGCTAAGGACATCAGGCCTCGTAAATTCTGTCTTGATATGGATGTTAGATGGAACTCCACCTATCTTATGCTTAAACATCTGATGCCATATAGATTTGTCTTTTCTGCATTCATCAATTCTCAATCTGGCTATGCACTATTAAATGAACAACACTGGTACATTGCTGAAAAGGTGTTGGAATTTCTTGAATTGTTCTATGAGTCCACTGTTGCACTTTCTGGTGTTTATTACCCCACTAGTCCATTGGTACTGCATCACATACTTGAGATTGCTACTCACCTGCAAAATTATGAAAATGACAACCAACTTGATGATGTTGTTGTGCCAATGAAATCTAAATTTCTCAAGTACTGGAAAAAAAATCCACTGTTATATTCTTTTGCATTTGTTCTGGACCCAAGGGCTAAGATCAGAGGTTTGCAAAATGTGCTTGACTTGCTTGCTCAATGTAACAATATCAGTTATATTGCTTATCTAGCTGAGGTTAAAGCTGAGTTGCATAAATTGTATGACAAGTATGAATGTAGATTTGGTGCAGCTAATCCAGCTAGGACCACACATCCATCTGGCCTGACACGTAAGAGGAAGCAGGCTTGGGGCAGGATTTTTGGAGGATTAGGTTCTTCTGGTACTTCAATTAGTACATCATTTTCATCTGCTTCATCTGGTGGTATATCTGAGCTCACTGCTTATCTGGACGGTGACAATGTTGTGGCCTATGATGATGATTTTGATGTACTCAATTGGTGGCATGAGCACAAACTGACCTTTCCAGTTCTCTCTATGTTGGCTAAAGATATTATGACTGTTCCTGTGTCAACTACTTCTTCGGAGTCTACTTTTAGTTTGTCTGGCAAGATAATTGAGGAGCGACGACGACGATTGGGCGCTGACACTGTGGAGATGTTGGTCTGCACCAAGGACTGGGAGCTTGGTGAGGAGCATGGACAACATACTGTGGTCGACAAGGAGTTAGAAGACTACTACAAAAACCAGTTCCTTGATGAAGATTCTACTACAACAGTTGATTGAAGGACAAGGATTAGGCAGGGACCAGTGAGATGAGATTATGAGACTCAGTCTCTAGACTTGTAAAACATTTGAATCTTGGGCTTGTAATAACTTTGACAATTGAACAATTTTTTGAGCTGGTCGTACTCTTTTCCTTGCTAGGATTTTTTCTCACGAGGTGTGAGTTTTACCTAacaaggtttttaatgaggcgGCATTGCAGACAGCTCTATTTAACCAGTTTGGTAATATTTACATCTTGGGTCGTCTTTTGGTCTGTTTATGTGATAGTGTGATTTGGGATTGGATTTGAATCTTAAAATTGAATTTGGAATTGAATCATGTGTTTCTTAACTATACGGGCTGCGGGCTGGCACGAAGGCCCACGGACCGTGCTTGGGCCCTCAGCCAGGCACGATAGCCTGTTTCGGCACGGCACAGCGGCACGCGTGCCATACGGGCTCGTGCCCAAACGGGCCGTGCCTGGCACGggcccgtgccgtgccgtgccgggtCGGCCCGTTGCTCAAGATTAACCATAGCATACTCTAAGTATATGCATACTTGACATGCCTAGTACCCTAGTTTAGTAAGATGATATACTCCATCTATATATACTTTGTCAGGCCATATAAAtataagacatatacataggagTAACTACTCTGTGGGAGTAGAAAATAATTTCCCTTATAAAACTATCTATATCTATTTTTGTATTTCCATCTATGTATACTATAAATCTATCTATTCTGTTCTAtttatatctatctatctatctatctatctatctatctatctataaaaAACACTACTACAAAACTACCCTATCACTACAGGTTTCTTAAAAACTGTGCCTCCGGGTCCATCACTGGAGTTTTTGGCTAAAATCAGCAGTGATAGCACCAACCGACACAGATATTTATATTATGACTGTCGGTATTAGCAAATAACCGACATTAATATTGGGTCATCACTGCCGGTTCAAGCCACAAACTGACACTGATATGCTGCAAAAAAGACTTCAAATTTTCTTATATAATGTTTGATGAAAAtaactttatatcaaagttgcaCTGCTtgacgagatctacaacttcgtAGTTAAAACTTTATGATTTGAGATCATGCATTTGGATATCTGAATATACACCACAAGATTTTATAGAGTTAATACCAAAGGAGTCCATACTCTATAGTCATAAGTGAGTGTGTAGTGGTAGTTAAGGATTTTGGATGAAGAAGCGACCGAAACAAAAATTAtacatcttgaaaagttatgcaaATTTGTT contains:
- the LOC8084017 gene encoding wound-induced protein 1, with amino-acid sequence MMRLLTGADQRDKQNRGGGGGFVFSPRSVDAFGSTVIAEGADDARQLYWVHAWTVGPDGVITQLREYFNTDLTVTLLSGSGAVSSTKKADIAGALPKLQDAASSSSSSSPSAAAGPKCLWQSRRADSAHKSLPGLVLAI
- the LOC110432464 gene encoding zinc finger BED domain-containing protein RICESLEEPER 2-like, which translates into the protein MTVAVALVLAVAVRLVLLQLQRQVLLRLTLMRPLPLAMLSPVWAHFDEITENVDGEDRVIAVCKICRSRLSANSANGTEIWGLLDKVFAVSLDNASANTSAMLVLTPLLDGYLGYDVAPSDPAKKLYHARIAQFKNYCLAKDIRPRKFCLDMDVRWNSTYLMLKHLMPYRFVFSAFINSQSGYALLNEQHWYIAEKVLEFLELFYESTVALSGVYYPTSPLVLHHILEIATHLQNYENDNQLDDVVVPMKSKFLKYWKKNPLLYSFAFVLDPRAKIRGLQNVLDLLAQCNNISYIAYLAEVKAELHKLYDKYECRFGAANPARTTHPSGLTRKRKQAWGRIFGGLGSSGTSISTSFSSASSGGISELTAYLDGDNVVAYDDDFDVLNWWHEHKLTFPVLSMLAKDIMTVPVSTTSSESTFSLSGKIIEERRRRLGADTVEMLVCTKDWELGEEHGQHTVVDKELEDYYKNQFLDEDSTTTVD